A section of the Citrobacter farmeri genome encodes:
- the aqpZ gene encoding aquaporin Z: MFRKLAAECFGTFWLVFGGCGSAVLAAAFPELGIGFAGVALAFGLTVLTMAFAVGHISGGHFNPAVTLGLWAGGRFPAKEVIGYIIAQVVGGIIAAAVLYLIASGQAGFDATASGFASNGYGEHSPGGYSMLSAIVIEIVLTAGFLLVIHGATDKHAPAGFAPIAIGLALTLIHLISIPVTNTSVNPARSTAVAIFQGGWALEQLWLFWVMPIIGGILGGLIYRTLLEKRD; this comes from the coding sequence ATGTTCAGAAAATTAGCAGCCGAATGTTTTGGTACATTCTGGCTTGTTTTTGGTGGCTGCGGCAGCGCCGTACTGGCAGCAGCGTTTCCGGAATTAGGTATTGGTTTTGCGGGTGTCGCACTGGCATTCGGCCTGACCGTATTAACGATGGCCTTTGCCGTCGGTCATATTTCCGGCGGACATTTTAACCCGGCGGTGACATTAGGCTTATGGGCCGGCGGTCGTTTTCCGGCAAAAGAGGTCATTGGCTACATTATTGCTCAGGTGGTGGGCGGTATTATTGCAGCAGCGGTACTGTATCTGATTGCCAGCGGTCAAGCAGGCTTTGATGCGACGGCCAGCGGTTTCGCCTCCAACGGTTACGGCGAGCATTCACCGGGCGGTTACTCCATGCTGTCGGCGATTGTTATCGAAATCGTGCTGACTGCCGGTTTCCTGCTGGTGATCCACGGTGCCACTGACAAACACGCACCGGCAGGGTTTGCGCCAATCGCTATCGGTCTGGCATTGACTCTGATCCACCTCATCAGTATTCCGGTGACCAATACGTCGGTTAACCCGGCACGTAGCACCGCGGTCGCCATCTTCCAGGGCGGTTGGGCGTTAGAACAACTGTGGCTGTTCTGGGTGATGCCGATTATTGGCGGTATTCTTGGTGGTCTTATTTACCGTACGCTGCTCGAAAAACGCGATTAA
- a CDS encoding lysine exporter LysO family protein, with translation MFSGLLIILLPLIAGYLIPLRHTAALKLINRLLSWMVYLILFFMGISLAFLDNLASNLLAIFHYSAVSITVILLCNIAALLWLERALPWRHHHQQEKLPSRIAMALESLKLCGVVVVGFLLGLSGLPILQHATEASEYTLILLLLLVGIQLRNSGMTLKQIVLNRRGMIVAVVVVASSMIGGLINALILDLPMKTALAMASGFGWYSLSGILLTEAYGPVIGSAAFFNDLARELLAIMLIPGLVRRSRSTALGLCGATSMDFTLPVLQRTGGLEMVPAAIVHGFVLSLLVPILMAFFSA, from the coding sequence ATGTTTTCAGGACTTCTCATCATTCTGCTCCCGCTGATAGCAGGTTATCTCATTCCGCTTCGGCACACCGCGGCATTAAAACTGATCAATCGGCTCTTAAGCTGGATGGTGTATCTGATTCTCTTTTTTATGGGGATCAGCCTGGCTTTTTTAGATAATCTGGCGAGCAACCTGCTGGCGATATTTCACTATTCTGCCGTCAGTATTACCGTTATTTTGCTGTGTAATATTGCTGCATTATTGTGGCTGGAACGCGCGTTACCCTGGCGGCATCATCACCAGCAGGAAAAACTGCCCTCTCGTATCGCGATGGCGCTTGAATCGCTGAAGCTGTGCGGCGTGGTGGTGGTCGGCTTTTTGTTAGGGCTAAGCGGCCTGCCCATTTTGCAGCACGCCACGGAAGCGAGCGAATATACGCTGATCCTGTTACTGCTGCTGGTGGGGATCCAGTTACGCAATAGCGGCATGACGTTAAAGCAGATCGTTCTGAACCGGCGAGGCATGATTGTGGCGGTTGTGGTCGTCGCGAGTTCCATGATTGGCGGCCTGATTAATGCGCTGATTCTCGACCTGCCAATGAAAACCGCGCTGGCGATGGCGTCAGGTTTTGGCTGGTACTCCCTTTCTGGTATTTTGCTGACCGAAGCCTACGGTCCGGTGATCGGCAGCGCTGCATTCTTTAACGATTTGGCGCGCGAACTGCTTGCTATCATGCTGATTCCGGGTCTGGTTCGCCGCAGTCGTTCTACCGCACTGGGGTTGTGCGGGGCGACGTCGATGGATTTCACACTACCGGTGTTACAGCGTACCGGTGGGCTGGAGATGGTTCCGGCGGCGATTGTCCACGGCTTTGTTCTCAGTTTGTTAGTGCCCATTTTGATGGCCTTTTTCTCCGCTTAA
- the hcp gene encoding hydroxylamine reductase, whose amino-acid sequence MFCVQCEQTIRTPAGNGCSYAQGMCGKTAETSDLQDLLIASLQGLSAWAAKAREYGIINHDVDNFAPRAFFSTLTNVNFDSPRIVGYARDAIAMREALKAQCLSIDANAHCDNPMADLQLVSDDLGDLQRQAAEFTPNKDKAAIGENILGLRLLCLYGLKGAAAYMEHAHVLGQYDNDIYAQYHKIMAWLGTWPSDMNALLECSMEIGQMNFKVMSILDAGETTKYGHPTPTQVNVKATEGKCILISGHDLKDLYNLLEQTEGTGVNVYTHGEMLPAHGYPELRKFKHLIGNYGSGWQNQQVEFARFPGPIVMTSNCIIDPTVGAYDDRIWTRSIVGWPGVSHLEGDDFGPVIAQAQQMAGFPYSEIPHLITVGFGRQTLLGAADTLIDLVSREKLRHIFLVGGCDGARGERNYFTDFATSVPDDCLILTLACGKYRFNKLEFGDIEGLPRLVDAGQCNDAYSAIILAVTLAEKLGCGVNDLPLSLVLSWFEQKAIVILLTLLSLGVKNIVTGPTAPGFFTPDLLAVLNEKFGLRSVTTVEEDMKQLLSA is encoded by the coding sequence ATGTTTTGTGTGCAATGTGAACAAACCATCCGTACTCCGGCAGGAAACGGCTGCTCTTACGCGCAGGGTATGTGCGGTAAAACGGCTGAAACCTCTGATTTGCAGGATCTGCTGATTGCCTCCCTACAAGGTCTGTCTGCATGGGCGGCTAAAGCGCGTGAATATGGCATTATTAATCATGACGTTGATAACTTTGCGCCGCGTGCATTCTTCTCCACGCTGACCAACGTTAACTTCGATTCCCCACGTATCGTCGGCTATGCCCGCGACGCTATCGCGATGCGTGAAGCGCTGAAAGCCCAGTGCCTGAGCATTGACGCCAATGCGCACTGCGACAACCCAATGGCTGACCTGCAACTGGTCAGCGACGATCTGGGCGACCTGCAACGTCAGGCTGCCGAATTTACCCCAAACAAAGACAAAGCCGCCATTGGCGAAAATATTCTTGGCCTACGTTTGCTGTGCCTGTACGGCCTGAAAGGTGCCGCCGCTTATATGGAACACGCGCATGTTCTCGGTCAATACGACAACGACATCTACGCGCAGTACCATAAAATTATGGCGTGGCTGGGCACCTGGCCTTCCGACATGAACGCTCTGCTGGAGTGCTCAATGGAAATCGGCCAGATGAACTTCAAAGTGATGAGCATTCTGGATGCGGGCGAAACCACCAAATACGGTCACCCGACGCCAACCCAGGTCAATGTCAAAGCGACCGAAGGTAAATGCATTCTGATCTCCGGTCACGACCTGAAAGATCTGTATAACCTGCTGGAACAAACTGAAGGCACCGGTGTTAACGTCTATACCCACGGTGAAATGTTACCGGCGCATGGCTACCCGGAACTGCGCAAGTTCAAACATCTGATTGGTAACTACGGCAGTGGCTGGCAGAACCAGCAGGTCGAATTTGCCCGCTTCCCGGGACCAATCGTGATGACCTCAAACTGCATCATCGACCCGACCGTCGGCGCATACGATGACCGTATCTGGACCCGCAGCATTGTCGGTTGGCCGGGTGTAAGCCACCTGGAAGGCGACGACTTCGGTCCGGTTATCGCCCAGGCGCAGCAAATGGCAGGCTTCCCGTACAGCGAAATTCCGCATCTGATCACCGTCGGTTTTGGCCGTCAGACCCTGCTGGGTGCAGCGGACACGCTGATCGATCTGGTGAGCCGCGAAAAACTGCGTCATATCTTCCTTGTCGGCGGCTGTGACGGCGCACGTGGCGAACGTAACTACTTCACCGATTTCGCTACCAGCGTACCGGACGACTGTCTGATCCTGACCCTTGCCTGCGGTAAATACCGCTTCAACAAGCTGGAGTTCGGCGATATCGAAGGTCTGCCGCGTCTGGTGGATGCGGGTCAGTGTAATGATGCCTACTCCGCCATCATTCTGGCGGTGACGCTGGCAGAGAAACTGGGCTGCGGCGTGAATGACCTGCCACTGTCTCTGGTGCTCTCCTGGTTCGAACAAAAAGCGATTGTCATTCTGCTGACCCTGCTCTCCCTGGGTGTGAAAAACATCGTGACCGGTCCAACCGCGCCAGGCTTCTTTACACCAGATCTGCTGGCGGTACTCAACGAGAAATTCGGTCTGCGTTCTGTGACCACCGTTGAAGAAGACATGAAGCAGTTGCTGAGCGCGTAA
- the hcr gene encoding NADH oxidoreductase, with protein MTMPTNQCPWRMQVHHIHQETPDVWTISLLCHDYYPYRAGQYALVSVRNSADTLRAYTLSSTPGVSEYITLTVRRIDDGAGSQWLTRDVKRGDYLWLSDAMGDFTCEDKADDKFLMLAAGCGVTPIMSMRRWLAKYRPHADVQVIFNVRSPQDVIFAEEWRQYPVTLVAENNATDGFVAGRLTTELLQQVPDLTSRTVMTCGPAPYMDLVEEEVKALGVTRFFKEKFFTPVADAATSGLKFTKLQPANEFYAPVGTTLLDALESNKVPITVACRAGVCGCCKTKVVSGEYTVSSTMTLTDSEIAEGYVLACSCHPQSDLVLA; from the coding sequence ATGACAATGCCAACTAATCAGTGCCCATGGCGGATGCAGGTTCATCACATCCATCAGGAAACGCCGGATGTATGGACAATTTCGTTGCTGTGCCACGACTATTATCCGTATCGCGCCGGGCAGTATGCACTGGTGAGCGTGCGTAATTCAGCGGATACACTGCGTGCCTACACCCTCTCCTCAACGCCGGGCGTCAGTGAATACATTACGCTGACCGTTCGTCGGATTGATGACGGTGCAGGCTCACAGTGGTTAACCCGCGACGTGAAGCGCGGCGACTACCTCTGGTTGTCCGATGCGATGGGCGATTTCACCTGCGAAGATAAAGCCGATGATAAGTTCCTGATGCTGGCGGCCGGTTGTGGCGTCACACCGATCATGTCGATGCGTCGCTGGTTGGCAAAGTACCGTCCGCATGCGGATGTCCAGGTTATCTTCAACGTGCGTTCGCCGCAGGATGTCATTTTCGCTGAAGAGTGGCGTCAGTATCCGGTTACACTGGTGGCGGAAAACAACGCCACTGACGGCTTCGTGGCCGGTCGCCTGACCACCGAGCTGCTACAGCAGGTACCGGATCTGACCTCCCGCACGGTGATGACCTGTGGCCCGGCGCCATATATGGATCTGGTTGAAGAGGAAGTGAAAGCGCTGGGCGTGACGCGCTTCTTTAAAGAGAAGTTCTTCACCCCGGTGGCAGACGCGGCAACCAGCGGCCTGAAATTTACTAAACTGCAGCCGGCGAATGAATTTTACGCGCCGGTCGGTACGACGCTGCTGGATGCGCTGGAAAGCAACAAGGTACCGATCACCGTTGCCTGCCGCGCGGGCGTCTGTGGTTGCTGTAAAACCAAAGTGGTTTCCGGTGAGTATACCGTCAGCAGCACCATGACGCTGACCGATAGCGAAATCGCCGAAGGCTACGTGCTGGCCTGTTCCTGCCATCCGCAGAGTGACCTGGTTCTCGCCTGA
- a CDS encoding DoxX family protein encodes MLTTLLNAVNRMLTHEDFGKFLLRLAVGGLMLFHGLHKLFAGIDGISGMLVAKGLPGFIAYGVLVGEVIAPCLIILGILTRPAALVLAFTMIVAWLMVGMNETWALDKTGAWAIESLVYFFIGALAVAFLGAGRFSVAGNSAWR; translated from the coding sequence ATGCTTACAACATTGTTAAATGCAGTGAATCGGATGCTGACGCACGAGGATTTTGGCAAGTTTTTATTACGCCTGGCGGTTGGGGGATTGATGTTGTTTCACGGGCTGCATAAGCTGTTTGCCGGCATTGATGGCATCAGCGGAATGCTGGTTGCCAAAGGGCTACCGGGCTTTATCGCATACGGTGTGCTGGTGGGGGAAGTGATTGCGCCTTGTCTGATTATTCTTGGGATCCTGACGCGTCCGGCGGCGTTGGTGCTGGCGTTCACCATGATTGTAGCGTGGCTGATGGTCGGGATGAATGAAACCTGGGCGCTGGATAAAACCGGGGCATGGGCGATTGAAAGCCTGGTCTATTTCTTTATCGGGGCGCTGGCAGTGGCGTTTTTAGGGGCGGGACGGTTTTCGGTTGCCGGTAATTCGGCGTGGCGGTGA
- the poxB gene encoding ubiquinone-dependent pyruvate dehydrogenase, producing the protein MKQTVAAFIAKTLEQAGVKRIWGVTGDSLNGLSDSLNRMGTIEWMSTRHEEVAAFAAGAEAQLTGELAVCAGSCGPGNLHLINGLFDCHRNHVPVLAIAAHIPSSEIGSGYFQETHPQELFRECSHYCELVSSPEQIPQVLAIAMRKAVLNRGVSVVVLPGDVALKPAPESASSHWYHAPLPIVTPAEEELRKLAQLLRYSSNIALMCGSGCAGAHKELVEFAAKIKAPIVHALRGKEHVEYDNPYDVGMTGLIGFSSGFHTMMNADTLVLLGTQFPYRAFYPTDAKIIQIDINPASLGAHSKVDMALVGDIKATLSALLPLVEEKTERKFLDKALSDYRDARKGLDDLAKPSEKAIHPQYLAQQISHFAADDAIFTCDVGTPTVWAARYLKMNGKRRLLGSFNHGSMANAMPQALGAQATAPGRQVIAMCGDGGFSMLMGDFLSVVQMKLPVKIVVFNNSVLGFVAMEMKAGGYLTDGTELHDTNFARIAEACGITGIRVEKAADVDEALQRALSIDGPVLVDVVVAKEELAIPPQIKLEQAKGFSLYMLRAIISGRGDEVIELAKTNWLR; encoded by the coding sequence ATGAAACAAACGGTTGCCGCTTTTATTGCTAAAACACTGGAACAGGCGGGTGTGAAACGTATCTGGGGCGTGACGGGCGATTCGCTGAACGGTCTGAGTGACAGTCTCAATCGCATGGGAACGATTGAGTGGATGTCGACCCGTCATGAAGAGGTTGCCGCATTCGCAGCCGGTGCGGAGGCACAACTGACCGGCGAACTGGCGGTTTGTGCAGGTTCATGCGGACCCGGTAACCTGCACCTGATCAACGGCCTGTTTGACTGTCATCGTAACCACGTCCCGGTGCTGGCCATCGCCGCCCACATCCCTTCCAGCGAAATTGGCAGCGGGTATTTTCAGGAAACGCACCCGCAGGAACTGTTCCGCGAATGCAGCCACTATTGCGAGCTGGTTTCCAGCCCTGAACAGATCCCTCAGGTACTGGCGATTGCTATGCGCAAAGCGGTGCTCAATCGTGGCGTCTCGGTGGTGGTCTTACCGGGCGACGTGGCCTTAAAACCCGCACCAGAAAGCGCCAGTAGCCACTGGTATCACGCGCCGTTACCGATCGTCACGCCCGCGGAAGAAGAGTTAAGAAAGCTGGCCCAACTGCTGCGCTATTCCAGCAATATCGCCCTGATGTGCGGTAGCGGCTGTGCGGGGGCGCATAAAGAACTGGTCGAGTTCGCCGCCAAAATTAAAGCCCCTATCGTCCACGCCCTGCGTGGCAAAGAGCATGTTGAATACGACAACCCATACGACGTGGGCATGACCGGCCTTATCGGCTTTTCTTCCGGCTTCCATACCATGATGAACGCCGACACGCTGGTGCTGCTTGGAACGCAGTTCCCCTATCGCGCGTTCTATCCGACCGATGCCAAAATCATTCAGATCGATATCAACCCCGCCAGTCTCGGCGCGCACAGTAAGGTCGATATGGCACTGGTCGGCGATATCAAAGCCACTCTGAGCGCGCTCCTGCCGCTGGTGGAAGAGAAAACCGAGCGTAAATTCCTGGATAAGGCGTTAAGTGATTATCGCGATGCGCGCAAAGGCCTCGATGACCTCGCCAAACCCAGCGAAAAGGCAATTCATCCGCAGTACCTGGCGCAGCAAATCAGTCATTTCGCCGCCGATGACGCCATCTTCACCTGCGACGTGGGTACGCCGACGGTGTGGGCCGCTCGCTACCTGAAAATGAACGGCAAGCGCCGACTGCTGGGCTCGTTTAACCACGGCTCAATGGCTAACGCCATGCCGCAAGCGCTTGGCGCGCAGGCCACGGCGCCAGGACGTCAGGTGATCGCAATGTGCGGCGATGGCGGATTCAGTATGCTGATGGGAGATTTTCTGTCGGTGGTCCAGATGAAGCTCCCGGTTAAAATCGTGGTCTTTAACAACAGTGTGCTGGGTTTTGTGGCGATGGAAATGAAGGCTGGTGGTTATCTCACTGATGGTACTGAACTGCATGACACCAACTTCGCGCGCATTGCCGAGGCATGTGGCATCACCGGCATTCGGGTTGAAAAAGCCGCCGACGTCGATGAAGCGCTACAGCGCGCCTTATCCATTGACGGTCCGGTGCTGGTGGATGTGGTTGTCGCAAAAGAGGAACTGGCCATCCCGCCGCAGATCAAACTGGAGCAGGCCAAAGGCTTCAGCCTGTACATGCTACGCGCCATCATCAGCGGTCGCGGCGATGAGGTGATCGAACTGGCAAAAACCAACTGGCTCAGGTAA
- the ltaE gene encoding low-specificity L-threonine aldolase — translation MIDLRSDTVTRPGRAMLEEMMAAPVGDDVYGDDPTVNALQQYAADLSGKEAALFLPTGTQANLVALLSHCERGEEYIAGQGAHNYLYEAGGAAVLGSIQPQPIDAAADGTLPLDKVAAKIKADDIHFARTRLLSLENTHNGKVLPREYLREAWEFTRERGLALHVDGARIFNAVVAYGCELKEIAQYCDSFTICLSKGLGTPVGSLLVGSRDYIKRATRWRKMTGGGMRQAGILAAAGLYALKNNVARLQDDHDNAAWLAEQLREAGADVMRHDTNMLFVRVGEANAAALGEHMKAQGVLINASPIVRLVTHLDVSREQLTDVVAHWRAFLNR, via the coding sequence ATGATAGATCTACGCAGTGATACCGTAACCCGTCCGGGTCGCGCCATGCTTGAAGAAATGATGGCCGCCCCGGTCGGAGACGACGTGTACGGAGATGACCCTACCGTTAACGCCCTCCAGCAATACGCCGCTGACCTTTCTGGTAAAGAAGCGGCGTTATTTTTACCCACCGGCACCCAGGCAAACCTTGTGGCGCTACTCAGCCACTGCGAGCGCGGTGAAGAATATATTGCCGGTCAGGGGGCGCATAACTATCTGTATGAAGCGGGTGGCGCGGCGGTGCTTGGCAGCATTCAACCGCAGCCGATTGACGCCGCTGCCGACGGCACTTTGCCGCTGGATAAAGTCGCAGCCAAAATTAAGGCCGATGACATCCACTTTGCCCGTACCCGCCTGCTGAGCCTGGAAAATACTCACAACGGCAAAGTGCTGCCGCGCGAGTATCTGCGGGAGGCGTGGGAGTTTACCCGTGAGCGTGGTCTGGCGCTGCACGTTGACGGCGCGCGTATTTTCAACGCCGTCGTGGCCTACGGTTGTGAACTCAAAGAGATCGCTCAGTATTGCGACTCCTTTACTATCTGCCTGTCAAAAGGGCTGGGAACGCCGGTTGGCTCGCTATTGGTCGGTAGTCGCGACTATATCAAGCGTGCCACTCGCTGGCGCAAAATGACCGGCGGCGGAATGCGTCAGGCCGGTATCCTGGCGGCAGCCGGACTGTATGCCCTGAAAAATAACGTTGCGCGTCTGCAGGACGATCACGACAACGCGGCATGGTTGGCAGAACAACTGCGGGAAGCCGGGGCAGACGTGATGCGTCACGACACCAACATGCTGTTTGTCCGCGTCGGGGAAGCCAACGCGGCGGCCCTGGGTGAGCACATGAAGGCACAGGGGGTGCTGATCAACGCGTCACCGATTGTTCGTCTGGTAACCCATCTGGATGTCTCGCGGGAGCAGCTTACTGATGTCGTCGCCCACTGGCGCGCGTTCCTGAATCGTTAA
- a CDS encoding SDR family oxidoreductase yields the protein MPQRIVVLGASGYIGQHLVQALSQQGHQVLAAARRIDRLKKQQLPNVSCHKVDLNWPTHLSSLLTNVDTVYYLVHGMGEGGDFIAHERQVALNVRDALRETPVGQLIFLSSLQAPEHEQSDHLRARQITADTLRESGVPVTELRAGIIVGAGSAAFEVMRDMVYNLPVLTPPRWVRSRTTPIALENLLYYLVTLLDHPSPTHRVLEAAGPQVLSYQEQFEHFMAVSGKHRWLIPIPFPTRWISVWFLNVITSVPPTTAKALIQGLRHDLLADDRELRALIPQKLIAFDDAVRSTLKEEEELVNSSDWGYDAQAFARWRPEYGFFAKQAGFTVKTHASLPALWRVANRLGGKEGYFFGNILWKIRAALDLLVGHRLAKGRPEYEWLQPGDTVDSWKVIIVEPEKQLTLLFGMKAPGLGRLSFTLEDKGEHREIDVRAWWHPHGMPGLFYWLLMIPAHLFIFRGMAKKIARLAEQITDKS from the coding sequence GTGCCGCAACGCATAGTGGTTCTTGGCGCCAGTGGTTACATTGGTCAGCATCTGGTGCAGGCGCTTAGCCAGCAAGGGCATCAGGTACTGGCTGCGGCACGTCGCATTGATCGACTGAAAAAGCAACAGTTGCCCAACGTCAGTTGTCATAAGGTCGACCTGAACTGGCCGACACATCTTTCTTCTCTGCTGACCAATGTCGATACCGTCTACTATCTGGTGCATGGTATGGGAGAAGGTGGCGATTTCATCGCCCATGAACGTCAGGTCGCGCTTAACGTCCGTGATGCCCTGCGTGAAACGCCGGTTGGGCAACTGATTTTTCTTAGTTCCTTACAGGCACCGGAACACGAGCAGTCCGACCATCTGCGGGCGCGGCAGATAACCGCCGATACCCTGCGCGAATCTGGTGTGCCAGTGACGGAACTGCGTGCCGGAATTATCGTCGGTGCCGGTTCTGCCGCTTTTGAAGTGATGCGCGACATGGTTTACAACCTGCCGGTGCTAACCCCGCCGCGCTGGGTTCGCTCGCGCACAACGCCCATCGCGCTGGAAAACCTGCTGTACTATCTGGTAACGCTGCTGGATCATCCTTCCCCAACGCATCGGGTCCTCGAAGCTGCCGGGCCACAGGTGCTCAGCTACCAGGAGCAGTTTGAACATTTCATGGCGGTCAGCGGCAAGCATCGCTGGCTTATCCCTATCCCCTTTCCCACCCGTTGGATTTCAGTCTGGTTCCTGAACGTCATCACCTCGGTGCCGCCGACCACTGCGAAAGCGCTGATACAGGGACTCAGACACGACCTGCTGGCCGATGACCGCGAGCTACGGGCATTGATACCCCAGAAGCTTATCGCCTTTGACGATGCCGTACGCAGCACGCTAAAGGAAGAGGAGGAACTGGTAAACTCCAGCGACTGGGGTTATGACGCGCAGGCCTTTGCCCGCTGGCGGCCTGAATATGGTTTCTTCGCCAAACAGGCCGGGTTTACCGTGAAGACGCACGCCAGTTTGCCGGCGTTGTGGCGAGTCGCGAACCGTCTCGGCGGCAAAGAGGGTTATTTCTTCGGCAATATTTTGTGGAAGATCCGCGCAGCGCTGGATCTCTTAGTCGGCCATCGGCTGGCAAAAGGGCGTCCTGAGTACGAATGGCTTCAACCGGGTGATACGGTAGACAGCTGGAAAGTGATTATCGTCGAGCCGGAAAAACAGCTCACGCTGCTGTTTGGCATGAAGGCACCGGGACTGGGAAGGCTAAGCTTTACCCTTGAAGATAAGGGTGAGCATCGCGAAATTGACGTACGCGCCTGGTGGCATCCGCACGGTATGCCTGGGCTTTTCTACTGGCTGCTGATGATCCCGGCGCACCTGTTTATTTTCCGGGGGATGGCAAAGAAAATTGCCAGACTTGCAGAACAAATCACAGATAAATCGTAA
- a CDS encoding NAD-dependent epimerase/dehydratase family protein: MKVLVTGATSGLGRNAVEFLRNRGISVRATGRNEAMGKLLEKMGAEFVHADLTELVSAQAKVMLAGVDTLWHCSSFTSPWGTQEAFDLANVRATRRLGEWAVAWGVRNFIHISSPSLYFDYHHHRDIKEEFRPHRFANEFARSKAAGEEVISLLAQANPQTRFTVLRPQSLFGPHDKVFIPRLAHMMHHYGSVLLPHGGSAMVDMTYYENAIHAMWLASQVQCDNLPSGRVYNITNGEPRTLRSIVQKLIDELNIHCRIRSVPYPMLDMIARSLERFGSKSAKEPALTHYGVSKLNFDFTLDISRAQEELGYKPMVTLDEGIVQTAAWLRDHGKLHR, encoded by the coding sequence ATGAAGGTACTGGTTACCGGCGCGACCAGCGGCTTAGGACGAAACGCGGTTGAGTTTTTGCGCAACAGAGGCATCAGCGTCAGAGCGACCGGTCGCAACGAAGCGATGGGTAAACTGCTCGAGAAAATGGGCGCGGAGTTTGTGCATGCGGATCTGACCGAGCTGGTCTCTGCGCAGGCGAAAGTCATGCTCGCCGGCGTCGATACGCTGTGGCACTGCTCAAGTTTCACCTCTCCATGGGGAACTCAGGAAGCCTTTGATCTGGCAAATGTTCGTGCGACCCGCCGTCTTGGCGAATGGGCCGTCGCATGGGGCGTGCGCAACTTTATCCATATCTCCTCCCCGTCGCTTTACTTCGATTATCACCATCATCGCGATATCAAAGAAGAATTCCGTCCGCACCGCTTTGCCAACGAGTTTGCCCGCAGCAAAGCCGCCGGAGAAGAGGTCATCAGCCTGCTGGCCCAGGCGAATCCACAGACCCGATTTACGGTGCTGCGCCCGCAAAGCCTGTTTGGTCCGCACGACAAAGTATTTATCCCCCGACTGGCGCACATGATGCACCACTATGGCAGCGTGCTGTTGCCGCACGGTGGCAGCGCGATGGTCGATATGACCTATTATGAGAACGCGATCCACGCCATGTGGCTGGCGAGTCAGGTACAGTGCGACAATCTACCTTCTGGTCGGGTGTACAACATCACCAACGGTGAGCCCAGAACCCTGCGCAGTATCGTGCAAAAACTGATTGATGAACTGAACATTCACTGTCGAATCCGTTCTGTGCCCTATCCGATGCTGGATATGATCGCCCGCAGCCTGGAACGCTTTGGTAGTAAGTCAGCCAAAGAGCCAGCGTTAACCCACTACGGGGTATCAAAGCTAAATTTCGACTTTACGCTGGATATCAGTCGCGCCCAAGAAGAACTGGGGTATAAGCCGATGGTGACGCTGGATGAGGGCATTGTGCAAACGGCCGCGTGGCTACGCGACCACGGAAAACTGCATCGCTAG
- a CDS encoding N-acetylmuramoyl-L-alanine amidase, with the protein MKTWLWLVALALLLTGCAGEKGIIDREGYQLDTRHQAQAAYPRIKVLVIHYTADDFDGSLATLTDKNVSSHYLIPAVPPLHRGKPRIWQLVPEQDLAWHAGISFWRGATRINDTSIGIELENRGWQKSAGEKYFAPFEPSQIQALIPLAKDIIARYDIKPQNVVAHADIAPQRKDDPGPLFPWQVLAEQGIGAWPDAQRVTFYLAGRAPRAPVEMTSLLDLLARYGYEVKPDMTAREQQRVVMAFQMHFRPALWNGVADAETQAIAEALLEKYGQV; encoded by the coding sequence ATGAAAACATGGCTGTGGCTGGTGGCCCTGGCACTATTGTTAACGGGGTGTGCGGGTGAAAAAGGGATTATAGACAGAGAAGGCTACCAGCTCGATACCCGTCATCAGGCGCAGGCGGCGTATCCCCGCATCAAAGTGTTGGTGATCCACTATACGGCGGATGATTTCGATGGTTCGCTGGCAACGCTGACGGATAAAAACGTCAGCTCGCATTATCTGATCCCGGCGGTGCCGCCCTTGCATCGGGGGAAACCGCGTATCTGGCAACTGGTACCGGAACAGGATCTGGCGTGGCATGCTGGCATCAGCTTCTGGCGCGGCGCGACACGTATTAACGACACCTCGATTGGCATTGAGCTGGAGAATCGCGGCTGGCAAAAATCGGCAGGTGAAAAATATTTTGCCCCGTTTGAGCCCTCGCAGATTCAGGCGCTGATTCCGCTGGCGAAAGACATTATCGCCCGCTATGACATCAAGCCGCAGAACGTGGTTGCGCATGCGGACATCGCCCCGCAGCGAAAAGACGACCCTGGCCCGCTGTTTCCCTGGCAGGTGCTGGCAGAACAGGGTATTGGCGCCTGGCCTGATGCGCAACGGGTAACCTTCTACCTTGCCGGACGAGCACCACGCGCGCCTGTAGAGATGACGTCACTGCTGGATCTGCTGGCGCGTTATGGCTACGAGGTGAAGCCTGATATGACCGCGCGTGAACAACAGCGCGTGGTGATGGCGTTTCAGATGCACTTCCGCCCGGCGTTATGGAACGGCGTCGCCGATGCTGAAACGCAGGCGATTGCTGAGGCACTACTGGAAAAGTATGGGCAAGTCTAG